A stretch of DNA from Staphylococcus equorum:
CATCCAGGAAAACCACTTTGACACCTAATAAATCTTTAGCAATAGCTATTGTATCTCGATGTAAAAAATCCATGAGTTGTTCCTCCGGTTTCTAGTTTTAAAAAAAATAAATATTTTTAAATGTTTTTTTTAGAATCAGTAAAATTGTATTACTACTTACAAAATAGTTTGTTACACTAAACTAAATGAGATATTTAAAGAATTTACATATAATGTACCAAAGTTTAATGTAATTTAAAAATTATCTTTAACAAATGTATATGAAGGGGGAGTAATATGGAGCGGAAAATTGGTTTTCTTCAAGCGCTCAAATTATTTTGGACAAACTATGTTAATTTTAAAGGGCGCTCACGTCGTAGCGAATATTGGTACATGACGTTATGGCATTTGATTTTTATGATACCAGCGCTAATAATACTTATTATAGGTTTAATCATGCTTGTTTCAGGTGTTTCATCTTATTCCGGTGAAGTTACTATGATTGGGGGCATTTTAATAGTCATATCCTGTATATATATTGTTATATATGGATTAGCTACACTGATTCCTGGCTGGGCATTATTGGTGAGAAGATTTCATGATACTGGTAGAAAAATGGTGATTCCAGTGATTTATTTTGCTGTATTAATTGTTACTAATATTATTATTACATCAATAAATGCAATGGATCCTGAATATGCTACTATTTCTAGTATCATTACGCTATTGTTGATATATATCATTTATATGGTTTTAGGAATATATTGTTTAGTTATTTGTTGTTTGGATAGTGAAAGAAGAACAAATAAATATGGGACGAGCCATAAATACGGTAATCACATTCGTTCGAGTGCTCATGGGTATGAAGATACTTTTAATACAAAAGAAAATGGGCAACTTGGACAAACTCAAAAACAAGATGAATTAAAATATTGAAATTAAAACGCTGTTACCAACTTAGTTTAAGTGGAAACAGCGTTATTTTTTATTGCGTTATATCATTTGCATAAGAAGTAACAAAGCTATATTTTTAATCGATTATAGTTACGGCATGAGCTAAGACCATTAATAAAATAGAATCATGTCTAGCAAAGTTAAATTTAAAATGTAACTTTGCTTAATCTAATGGTATTATCAAAGTATATAATTTTTAAAAAGAAAGGAGTCGGGACACAATGTCACTAAACATTGAACATGTAACCAAGAAGTATAAAGATTTTACAGCTGTTAATGATATTTCATTATCTTTAGAACAAGGTAAAATGTTAGGTTTTCTAGGCAGAAATGGTGCAGGAAAAACGACAACCTTCAGAATGATTTTAGGTCTAACGCCAATCACTGAAGGTAAAATTGCATATAATGACAAACCCATAGACAAGACTTCATACAACCACATTGGCTATTTACCAGAAGAGAGAGGATTACATCCTAAAATGAAAGTAGAAGATGAATTGCGTTATTTAGCTACTTTAAAAGGAATGAAGTCCAAAGAAATTACAGAAGCTATAGACTATTGGTTAGATAGGTTTGGTATTAATGAAAATAGAGAAAAGAAAATTGAAGCACTATCCAAAGGGAATCAACAAAAAATTCAACTTTTAGCAAGTATGTTACATAAACCAGAATTACTCATTTTGGATGAACCATTCAGCGGCTTAGATCCAGTAAATGTAGAGTTATTAAAATCAGCGGTTAAAGATTTAAATAATGCTGGTACTACTATTATATATAGCTCTCATAGAATGGAACATGTAGAAGAGTTATGTGATAATGTCTGTATTCTAAATCGTGGAGAGCTTGTTGTTTCAGGGCCAATTGATGAAGTGAAAGCGAATCATGGTAAGAAAAGCGTCGTCATAGAAACAGAACATGAAATGTCAGAGATAGATAGCATTGATGGTGTATTAAATGTAGATAGAAGTAAAAGAGAAATTAAAGCAATGATTGAGACAGAAGCGGTTGCTGAGAAAATTTATGAAGTTGTAATACAGTATGGTTTCGTCAAAAGATTCCAAGTTGTAGAACCATCACTAAATGAGATCTTTATAGCAAAAGTAGGTGACGTCAATGGATAAATTCTTTGCAACTTTTTCCTTAACTTATAAAAATAAAGTTAAAACAAAGTCATTTGTTATATTCACAGCTATTGTGATTCTGTTAATGGTTGGAGCGGCGAATATTAATAAAATTATTGATTTATTTGACGATGGCCCTGATAAAGTAGGGGTTGTCTCATCGAATGATGAAATTTATAAAGTCATTAAATCACAAGGTGATCAGCTTGATGAAGGGGCAGACTTTAAGCAATTATCAGAAAAACAAGCAAAGTCACAGGTTAAAAACGAAAAATTAGATAAAGCATACGTTATTAAACTGAGTGAAGATCAAAAACTTTCAGGTAAAATATTGAGTAAAGATACTGTTTCAGAACAAGATAAGCAAAAATTAAAAGCAACATTATCAACTGTACAAACACAATTTGTTGCAGCGAATTTAAACTTATCACAAGATGAATTAAAGCAATTGCAATCTCAAAGTGAAGTGACTTCAGAAGTGCTTGCAGATAATGCCAACAATTCAAATTTAAATGAAGCTCAAAAAGGCTTTAATACAATGATTGTATATGCAGGCGTGATGCTCATATTCTTTATCGTTTTCAATTATGCGAGCCAAGTTGCAATGGAAATCGCAACTGAGAAAACATCACGAGTTATTGAAATGATTATTACGAGTGTGTCACCAGTGACGCATATACTTGCGAAGATGGCAGGTGTGGTTTCAGTAGCATTAACCCAAATCAGTATATTTATTGTGGCTGGCATTATATGTTTCTTAGTGTTTGATATTGGAGATATGTTAAAAGGGTTTGATATTGAACCAAACGAATTAACCGTGCAATTAATCGTCGTAGGTATCATATCAATGATTATTGGTATACTTTCATATATTATTTTAGCATCGATTTTGGGATCTATTACTGCGCGTATAGAAGATATTAATCAATCATTAATGCCAATGACATTAATTAGTATGATTGCTTTCTATATTTCCTTTTTCAGTATCATGAACACAGATACGTTATTAGTGAAAATCACGAGCTTTATACCATTACTTTCACCATTTGTAATGTTTGTTCGCGCATCCACACCTGATGTTGCTATTTGGGAAATCGTATTAAGTATGGTTATATCTATTATCACTATTTTTATACTATTATGGGTTGCAGTGCGTAGTTATAAAGATACGATTTTGAGTTTTGATAAAGGCTTTATGAGCTCGGTAAAACGTATATTTAACAAAAAATAATAATTTAAAATGCGCTATTAAAATAAACTACCATCACCATGTAATATGTGGAGGTAGTTTATTTTTTAATATTGATACGTTTATTGTGTATAAAAAACGTATCTTTTTAGAGTAAATAGAAAGTTGTTTATATAAAATTACTATGTACTTATATAAATTAAGTAGTAGAATAAAGAGGAATTCAACAAAGTTATAATATTATACAATGAAAATTTTTCTATTATTTGTATAATAATAGAAAAAGTATAACAATTTTTATGATTGTTTGTTAAAATTGACGATTAGTATAGATAAACATTTGACTAAATTGTTACAATATAAGAGAGTAATAGAAGAAATAGGGAGTATTAAATATTACACAAGATTTGTGTTATTGCATCATAGTGACTTTGCAAGTTAATTTATGCTAGAGGGAAGCATAGTTAATCACATTGATGTTGTTACATTTAATCGTATTATGTGTGATAGGGTTTGTTTACTACAATTGAATTATTATTTTCAAAATAATAATTCAAATTAATTGGACTTGTAGTGAGAAAGTTTACATTGCCTAAACACAATGAAGATCCCCCTCTGAGTTGTGATTTACAGGCCACGTTTGTAAGTGATGTTTTTATTCATGATAAAACTTAATATTAACTTTTGAAAAAGTATTGGGTTTGAAAGGGAGTAATTGATGATGTTTGCAAAAGTAGAAAGCCAAAGTAATGGTATTGATTTAATTAAAATTGATAATGAAGAAACGAAAATTGTTTTTACAAATTATGGCGCACGTATTGTCTCATGGAAATACGATGATAATAACATTGTACTTGGAAATGTTGTAGAAGCAGATGAATTCTATGAGGAAAACCCATTTCATTTCGGGGCAACAATTGGCCGTTATGGTGGTAGAATCGCAAATGCTACTTTCGAATTAGATGGAAAAACGTATCAGCTTGACGCAAATAACGGTGAACATAACATACATGGTGGCCCAGAAGGTATTGGTACACGCTTTTTTGATTATGAAATTGAAGAGCAAGTGGGCCAAGTAAAAGTTATTTTTACAACAACTATAAAAAGTTCAGACGACCATTTTCCCGGTGATATTGACCTAGAAGTAATTCATACTTATGATGTTGACCATAAATGGACAATTGAATACAAAGCAACCGCTACAGAGAAAACGTTATTTAATCCGATGAATCATGTTTATTTTAATTTGAATAGAGATAATAATGTAATTGATAACCATAGTATTTCAAGTTCAAAATTAGATATGTATTTATTAGGCGACGATAATATTGTTGAAAGCATGAAACCAATTGATTTAGTGGATACATTTAACGAAAAAAACATACAATTTAAAGACATTTTTACGAGTGAACATCCAGTTGTGAAAGCACAAATGGAACGTTTTGGCGGCATCGATCATCCATTTGATATAGGTGGCAATGAAATGACCGTTGAAAATAAACGCTTTTTATTAACAGTGAATACTGACATGCCAAATGTTGTAATTTTCACATTTAATGATACTACAAGTTGGCAAAGTGACTTTAATATTTACAAGGCACATTCTGGTTTTACACTTGAGACGCAATGTATACCAAATGACATTAACTTAATGGGAGAAAAAGCACCATCTATATTGGAAGCTAATCAACCATACTATTCAAAAACGTCATATAAAATTTTTGAAAAAGAGTTATAGAAACTAAATTGATATTATGCAAATAAGGCTAGGACATTACTTTATGTCTCAGCCTTATTTTTATATTGGCAGTAGTTAACTGAATTGGAAATGGGCTTATATTAAATTTTTAAAGACTTGCAATTCTTGTAGTCTATTTTCTAGACATCTTTGCCGAGAGCGAATCATACACCGAAACCTTATGAGAAAAAATTATTTTTCTCTCCAGTTCCCATTTATATAGTTATTTCTCTGCGATGTTTTGTGCTCGTTTTAAAAATTTTTGCAACTTTAAATGTCTCTCGTCAGTTAGATAGGGGTTCTTTAAAGCATCTGTTAAACGTCTTATATTTTTATTATCGTTATAATAGATGTCATTAAGTTCGAACACTGTAAGAGGCATATGCGTGTTTGAAGAATGTATTAATTCTAAATTTGCAGCGTCATTTACAAACCCTTCTTTGATAACTCTAAGATAAAACCCAGTCTTGCAAGAACGTGACATGCGCTTAACTAGATCTGGAATATTATACTTTTCTTGAATTTTCCAGCATGGTTCTCTTATTTCAGATACTTCTACAATTGCTTCATCTAATTGGAATTGATCACCCAAATAAATGTCATTTTCATCTAAATCGACAGCAGTTAGATTCTCACCAAACATAGCATAGTCAGGTAATGTAGAAACATCATTTTTCCATAATTCATAGTTCTTCTTACTATAAAGGCATAGCGCTTTATCTGGTCCACCATGCCCTTTATATTCTTGCTCATCTTCAATGAACCCAGTCTTCGATAACCACATTTGATTTGTGATTCTCTTTTTGTTTAAGGCTGAGCGCATTGGTCTTTTCGTACTGTATGATAAATCTTGAATTTTACCTGTAGAAATTGCATCTAGCGTATAAATCATAATTCAGTACCTCCTGCAGTTTAGTGATTATCATTTTAAAACAAATTTAGGAATATGCAAGTGAACATATATTAGCGTTTTATATTTACGTTTTTTAGCTATGTATTTTTATAAATCTCATGTACAATAAAGGTAAAAGTACTGTGTGTAAAGGGGAAGCATTATGAATAAAAAACAGTTGAAGTTAAGTACATTTGATGATGCATTAGACCAAATTAAAGATGGTATGATTGTGGGTATTGGTTCAGGTTCAACAATTGAACTACTCGTGCCAAAAATCGCAGAGAAATTAGAACAAGCACATATTGATATAACTGGAGTCTGTACTTCAAACAAAACGGCTTATATCGCTAAAGAATTAGGTATGCGTGTAGTCGATGTAAACGATGTAGATAAAATTGATATCGCAATTGATGGCGCTGATGAAGTAGACAACCAATTAAACCTTATAAAAGGTGGCGGTGGAGCACTATTTAGAGAGAAAGTAATTGATGCTATGGCAGACAGATTTATTGTTTTAATAGATGATAGTAAATGCGTAGATTATTTAGGCCAAACGTTTAAGCTTCCTGTAGAAGTAGATAAATTTAATTGGCTACTCGTATCTAAAAAGATTGAGTCATATGGTAAGGGTAATATTAAAGCAATACGCCGCGTTGTTGATGATGTGCCTTTTATTACAGATAATGGTAACTATATATTGGACTTAGAATTATACGAAAATATAGACGCTTACGAAATGCATGAGTATTTAATCCATCTTGTGGGCGTATTAGAAACTGGTTATTTCTTAGATGTTGCTGACCAAATTATTGTTGGTTCACCAGACGGTGTGAAAGTTCTTGATAAATAATAAAAAAGTGATAAAGGTCCCAAAGGATTATTTATCACTTTTTTTATATAAAGATGGTAGTGATTTAGGCGACGCCTGACTCGTTAATAAAGTACTAGTTGAAGACTACGGGTTTCGCAGAAAATGTATACAAAAAATGCCGACAAAGCGAGAGACTTTGTCGACACTCTATGAGGAAATATTATATATACAATACTTCCTCGAGATTTAATAATGTAACGCATTGATGTAATTAACGACGGTGACCACGTTTACTTTTAAGATTAAAAGGAGAACGCTTGTGTTTATCATTTGAATCATTATCTACTGTTGCATCATTATGTGTTGCGTGTGTAGTGTTTGCTTCAGTTGATGATGTGTCTTCAACATGATTATCCTCAGTAATGGATGCTTTCGCATTACTTACTGCTGAAGATTTACGAGTAGTTGAATAACGCGCACTTGTTTTTAATGACTCATTATCGTTGTCATTTGAATCATGCTTTACTTTTTCAGTAGATGCTTCAACTGAACTATTAGTTAAATTGTTTGAGTCGTTATTGTCATTATCATTAGATTTTGTGTTGTCATCTTGTTCATTTATTTCATCACTATTATGATACATCGTGTTGTTTTCAGTGTTTGTCTTTTTTTGATTAACATCAGTAGTTAAATCTGTGTTGTTTTGTTCAGTTGCTTCATTAACAGGAGATGTTGTATCTTTATCATCGACTGTTGAAGCTGTCGTCTTTGTTGTGTCATCAGTGTGCGGCTGTTGATCTGAGTCATGTGTCGTTCGGTTGGCCACAGCAACACCACTTGCAGCAGTCGTTGATTTTGAGCTGTCTGAAGTCGAAGTGTTTGTCTTGTTTTCATCTTGAACACTATCTTCGTCAACATCAACATCATCGATTTGAGCATCGTTTTCAGATGTTTCGTTAACATGGTCAAGATAGTTGTTATCATCCACTTCATCCAAATTACGTTTTGTGAAGAAATAAAGAATCGCTCGAACGATAATACTTAATAGAATGTAAACAGCGGCAACAGCAACTGTACTTAAAGCAATTACTTTCATTGGGAACACATCGCCTAATTCTTCGTTAAATAAGAAAACGAGTCCAAATGACATTGTCGCATGGAATATTGTCGCAATGTATATTGTACGTCCTTTTGTAGCACGGATAAGTTCACCAATAATCATTGAAAAAGCGAAAGAATAAAGGAAACTATATATCGCATAATCAAAGCTAAATGAAATATTAACATTCCATATTGAATACATAATCCCTACAATAATAGATGCGATAAATGTATTCATCTTAGTTTCAACAATATGTTGTAAATAAGAACGGAAACCAAACTCTACTAAGAAAGCCATGATAATTTGACCAATGATAATTGATATAATTGAAACAGATAAATCTTCTGTTTGTAGAAGTACAAAACTATCTGCATAAACATTGAAGCAAATCATAGCAATAATAAAAATAATTAATGGTATAACGAGTGCTAAAATGATACGTTCTATAACTTTTAAACTAATTGAAAACTTTAAACTACCGAGTTGCGTACCTCTGTGCTTAAAGACGAGTAAACATATAATAGCAGCAATAAATGGTGCTAAGCTACTTATGTCAAAGACAAAAGTTTTAAGTGAAATTGTACCTTGAAAATCTTTAAGTATAATAGGTGCTGCATAAGCAATAATGAAGAAAATAAATATCATCATTGCCCATTGAAAACCTGGTATACGTTTTGTATTCATTATGTAACCTCCAATAGGGTTCAGAAAAATCATTTATGCCTAATTATACATACTTCTTAGCGATAAATAAATTAAATTCAAATATTTATCATTGAAATGTAATACTTTTACAAAATCAAACGTGTAAATGCAACAATTTTAATGTGAATTTCAAAATTAACTTTTAAACAAGTGGGTAAAGGTAATTATAAATATAATTGAATTGGCAAAAATGTAAGCGTATACTTTAAGTGTCGATATAGTTTCAAAAGGAGGAGAACTATGTATAAATTAGCACAACGTGATTTATGGACAGGAAGAATCGATAGTGAGACAGAGGAAACAGAATTCAGACATTTTCAAACGATACAATTTCGTAATATTGAAGATGAGTACGATGAACCACGTCACGGTGTAGGTATGCTAGGTTATGCGGTTGATAAGGGTGTTGAACTTAATAAAGGAAGAATCGGAGCTAAGTTAGGACCAGATGCAATCAAGAAGACTTTTGCTAATTTGCCAGTCTTAAGAACATGTTCAATTTATGATTATGGAAATGTTGAACATAATCACGAAACTTTAGAAGAAACCCAACAAGAATTTGCGCATTATGTTGCTTCATCGATACAAAGACATAACCAAACCTTTTTATTAGGTGGCGGACATGATATCGCTTATGCACAGTATTTGGGCACGCGTGAGGCGTTTCCTGATGCTTCTATTGGTATCATCAATATTGATGCACACTTTGACACTAGAAAAGAATCTGGTTCTACTTCTGGTACGAGCTTTAGACAAATTTTAGAACAGGATGAAAACACTGATTATTTAGTATTAGGTATTCAACAAGGTGGTAATACGCAAGCACTATTTGATTACGCGAAAGAAAGAGACATCGGTTTTGTTTATTCTGATGAATTGTTACATCAAATTTCTCCTCCAATTAAGGATAAGATAGAACGTTTCGTACATGATCATGATGTGATTATGTTTACGATATGTATGGATGTTATTGATAGTGCATTTGCACCGGGTGTAAGTGCAAATGCTGTATTAGGTCTATCACCGCATGTTGTACTTGAATTGGCGAAACGTATTATTCCAAATGAGAAAGTTTCGACTGTTAGTATTGCTGAAACAAATCCAAAATATGATGTGGATAATCGAACTGCTAAATTATCTGCTAATTTTTTACATCATTTTATTCTTTAATATTCCAATAATCAATGCACTGATCTATAAAAGAAAGTACTCGCTCTGAGTGCTTTCTTTTTTTTAGATAGTTAATATAAATAGAACGGCCTAGTTTGGGACGCATTTCTAGTGCATCTAAATCTCGTGCATTAAATGATTGATAATATACGCGTGGAATAACAGCATATCCTAATCCTCTATGGACAAAATTCGTAGCCGCTTCAAAACGATCAACTTCCATAATGATATTTGGATGTATATTCATACGTGTAAAGTAATCATCAAGATGTTTACGCACTTGAGAGCCTTTTGTAGGTAAAATTAATGGCAATGATTTAATAGACGTTATTTTAGTATCTGGAAAAGCATTTTTAGGTGTAATAACGACATAGGATTCTTCGTATAAAGGAATAGATTTAATATCTTCATGACTAATTTGTTCGTTTGTCAAAGCGAGATGATTTTCAAAATTGATGAGTTGTTCCAGTATTTTATTTTGGTCATGCACTTCAGATACAAGATAAGTCTGATTAGGATTATATTTTAAATGGATAGAAAGCACTTGAGAAATCCATTGATTCGCTGATTCTAAAATAGATAATTTGATTTTAGGCGCATGTCCCATATTGAGGTCATACATTTTTTCGATTGTTTGATGATAGTTCTGTATCAATTGTTGCGCGTAATTATAAAAATGAATTCCTTTTTCAGTGATTTTAATATCCTTAGTAGTTCTCATAAAAAGGTCATAACCTAAATTGGCTTCCATTTTTTTTATTGTGGTCGTTAAAGACGGTTGACTAATATGTAAAAAGTTAGCAGCTTTAGTGAAACTATTATATTTCACAACGGCGACAAAATACTCTAATTGAATGATTTTCAATATAATTCCTCCGTGAATATGTATTTATCTTATAGTTTTAAACTATCAATAATTAGTTTATTTATATTGGTAGTATATATCATATCATATTATACTGAGAGATATAGTGGGAGGCGTACTTTCATGTTAGGGGCGTGAAGTACATGTGGAAATTTTTCATTTATAGCTTAATTGGCATTATATGTTTCTTTGTACCTATAACGATTAATGGTAAATCAACAATTCTGATTGATCATATTGTTCAGTGGATTACATTTTTGGTGAATCCAATTTTACCTTATTATGTATTACTTTTAATCATTATAGGTGCATTGCATCCATTTATTAATAAAAAATGGAACAAATCAAAAACTGATATTATCTTTAGCTTATTTAAAGTATTAGGCGTCTTCATTGCTTTCATGATTGTCTTTGATTTTGGACCAGGATTTGTATTGAAAGAAAGTATTGGACCGTTTTTATACGATAAATTAGCGATACCGCTAAGTGTGTTAATCCCAGTAGGGGCTATTTTATTAACATTTTTAGTAGGTTACGGATTATTAGAATTTATTGGCGTAATTATGAGACCAGTCATGAAGCCTATTTTTAAAACGCCTGGTAAATCAGCAGTTGATGCGGTTGCCTCGTTTGTAGGTAGTTATTCAATTGGCTTATTAATTACAAATAAAGTCTATAAAAATGGTGGATATACACATAAAGAAGCAGTTATTGTTGCGACAGGTTTCTCAACTGTATCTGCTACTTTCATGATTATAGTAGCCAATACATTAGGTATTATTGAACATTGGAACCTTTATTTTTGGTTCACACTTGCAG
This window harbors:
- a CDS encoding LysR family transcriptional regulator; this translates as MKIIQLEYFVAVVKYNSFTKAANFLHISQPSLTTTIKKMEANLGYDLFMRTTKDIKITEKGIHFYNYAQQLIQNYHQTIEKMYDLNMGHAPKIKLSILESANQWISQVLSIHLKYNPNQTYLVSEVHDQNKILEQLINFENHLALTNEQISHEDIKSIPLYEESYVVITPKNAFPDTKITSIKSLPLILPTKGSQVRKHLDDYFTRMNIHPNIIMEVDRFEAATNFVHRGLGYAVIPRVYYQSFNARDLDALEMRPKLGRSIYINYLKKRKHSERVLSFIDQCIDYWNIKE
- a CDS encoding MOSC domain-containing protein, whose protein sequence is MIYTLDAISTGKIQDLSYSTKRPMRSALNKKRITNQMWLSKTGFIEDEQEYKGHGGPDKALCLYSKKNYELWKNDVSTLPDYAMFGENLTAVDLDENDIYLGDQFQLDEAIVEVSEIREPCWKIQEKYNIPDLVKRMSRSCKTGFYLRVIKEGFVNDAANLELIHSSNTHMPLTVFELNDIYYNDNKNIRRLTDALKNPYLTDERHLKLQKFLKRAQNIAEK
- a CDS encoding DUF805 domain-containing protein, encoding MERKIGFLQALKLFWTNYVNFKGRSRRSEYWYMTLWHLIFMIPALIILIIGLIMLVSGVSSYSGEVTMIGGILIVISCIYIVIYGLATLIPGWALLVRRFHDTGRKMVIPVIYFAVLIVTNIIITSINAMDPEYATISSIITLLLIYIIYMVLGIYCLVICCLDSERRTNKYGTSHKYGNHIRSSAHGYEDTFNTKENGQLGQTQKQDELKY
- a CDS encoding ribose 5-phosphate isomerase A, with the protein product MNKKQLKLSTFDDALDQIKDGMIVGIGSGSTIELLVPKIAEKLEQAHIDITGVCTSNKTAYIAKELGMRVVDVNDVDKIDIAIDGADEVDNQLNLIKGGGGALFREKVIDAMADRFIVLIDDSKCVDYLGQTFKLPVEVDKFNWLLVSKKIESYGKGNIKAIRRVVDDVPFITDNGNYILDLELYENIDAYEMHEYLIHLVGVLETGYFLDVADQIIVGSPDGVKVLDK
- a CDS encoding ABC transporter ATP-binding protein, translating into MSLNIEHVTKKYKDFTAVNDISLSLEQGKMLGFLGRNGAGKTTTFRMILGLTPITEGKIAYNDKPIDKTSYNHIGYLPEERGLHPKMKVEDELRYLATLKGMKSKEITEAIDYWLDRFGINENREKKIEALSKGNQQKIQLLASMLHKPELLILDEPFSGLDPVNVELLKSAVKDLNNAGTTIIYSSHRMEHVEELCDNVCILNRGELVVSGPIDEVKANHGKKSVVIETEHEMSEIDSIDGVLNVDRSKREIKAMIETEAVAEKIYEVVIQYGFVKRFQVVEPSLNEIFIAKVGDVNG
- a CDS encoding CPBP family intramembrane glutamic endopeptidase, encoding MNTKRIPGFQWAMMIFIFFIIAYAAPIILKDFQGTISLKTFVFDISSLAPFIAAIICLLVFKHRGTQLGSLKFSISLKVIERIILALVIPLIIFIIAMICFNVYADSFVLLQTEDLSVSIISIIIGQIIMAFLVEFGFRSYLQHIVETKMNTFIASIIVGIMYSIWNVNISFSFDYAIYSFLYSFAFSMIIGELIRATKGRTIYIATIFHATMSFGLVFLFNEELGDVFPMKVIALSTVAVAAVYILLSIIVRAILYFFTKRNLDEVDDNNYLDHVNETSENDAQIDDVDVDEDSVQDENKTNTSTSDSSKSTTAASGVAVANRTTHDSDQQPHTDDTTKTTASTVDDKDTTSPVNEATEQNNTDLTTDVNQKKTNTENNTMYHNSDEINEQDDNTKSNDNDNNDSNNLTNSSVEASTEKVKHDSNDNDNESLKTSARYSTTRKSSAVSNAKASITEDNHVEDTSSTEANTTHATHNDATVDNDSNDKHKRSPFNLKSKRGHRR
- a CDS encoding ABC transporter permease, whose product is MDKFFATFSLTYKNKVKTKSFVIFTAIVILLMVGAANINKIIDLFDDGPDKVGVVSSNDEIYKVIKSQGDQLDEGADFKQLSEKQAKSQVKNEKLDKAYVIKLSEDQKLSGKILSKDTVSEQDKQKLKATLSTVQTQFVAANLNLSQDELKQLQSQSEVTSEVLADNANNSNLNEAQKGFNTMIVYAGVMLIFFIVFNYASQVAMEIATEKTSRVIEMIITSVSPVTHILAKMAGVVSVALTQISIFIVAGIICFLVFDIGDMLKGFDIEPNELTVQLIVVGIISMIIGILSYIILASILGSITARIEDINQSLMPMTLISMIAFYISFFSIMNTDTLLVKITSFIPLLSPFVMFVRASTPDVAIWEIVLSMVISIITIFILLWVAVRSYKDTILSFDKGFMSSVKRIFNKK
- a CDS encoding aldose epimerase family protein; translated protein: MFAKVESQSNGIDLIKIDNEETKIVFTNYGARIVSWKYDDNNIVLGNVVEADEFYEENPFHFGATIGRYGGRIANATFELDGKTYQLDANNGEHNIHGGPEGIGTRFFDYEIEEQVGQVKVIFTTTIKSSDDHFPGDIDLEVIHTYDVDHKWTIEYKATATEKTLFNPMNHVYFNLNRDNNVIDNHSISSSKLDMYLLGDDNIVESMKPIDLVDTFNEKNIQFKDIFTSEHPVVKAQMERFGGIDHPFDIGGNEMTVENKRFLLTVNTDMPNVVIFTFNDTTSWQSDFNIYKAHSGFTLETQCIPNDINLMGEKAPSILEANQPYYSKTSYKIFEKEL
- the hutG gene encoding formimidoylglutamase encodes the protein MYKLAQRDLWTGRIDSETEETEFRHFQTIQFRNIEDEYDEPRHGVGMLGYAVDKGVELNKGRIGAKLGPDAIKKTFANLPVLRTCSIYDYGNVEHNHETLEETQQEFAHYVASSIQRHNQTFLLGGGHDIAYAQYLGTREAFPDASIGIINIDAHFDTRKESGSTSGTSFRQILEQDENTDYLVLGIQQGGNTQALFDYAKERDIGFVYSDELLHQISPPIKDKIERFVHDHDVIMFTICMDVIDSAFAPGVSANAVLGLSPHVVLELAKRIIPNEKVSTVSIAETNPKYDVDNRTAKLSANFLHHFIL
- a CDS encoding YjiH family protein — its product is MWKFFIYSLIGIICFFVPITINGKSTILIDHIVQWITFLVNPILPYYVLLLIIIGALHPFINKKWNKSKTDIIFSLFKVLGVFIAFMIVFDFGPGFVLKESIGPFLYDKLAIPLSVLIPVGAILLTFLVGYGLLEFIGVIMRPVMKPIFKTPGKSAVDAVASFVGSYSIGLLITNKVYKNGGYTHKEAVIVATGFSTVSATFMIIVANTLGIIEHWNLYFWFTLAVTFIVTAITVQLPPIRFEKNTTYQNQPYKEEKRRNMPLLKESWLEAKLAVKNADSLIGNVRENLRDGVVMTIAILLSIMSIGFLGLIIAEYTPIIEYVSYIFYPFISIFPVQDVAILAQASTISIVEMLLPAAIAQTADLATRFIVAVMSVSAIIFFSSVVPVILSTEIKISVGKLVLIWFERVVLTLLITIPFALWLF